In Jejubacter calystegiae, the following are encoded in one genomic region:
- a CDS encoding type VI secretion system Vgr family protein yields the protein MLDRITAHTPLGPDELKFLSLQGSEQLSRPFAFQVALLSQNFHLDRRALLGQSVTLAIPTQNLLTPRYLNGKVTEAALRNEEIDGTRYALYQLRLEPDLWPMMRDRNLRIFQQQTVPQIVKTLLAEQNVQCEDRLTGSYRQWEYCVQYQESSYNYISRLMELEGIYYFFRHEMGKHTLVLMDAPQSHQPFKGYESIPYHVTASGGTTREEGVSQWAVNDVVTPGIYSLDDYDFRKPNAWLFQARQNPASPKPGQIDVYDWPGRFVDHQHGEFYARIRQEAWQAEHQQISATGTALGIAPGHTFSLHNAPSTRDSEEYLVTRAEYRLRDNPYASGGEASEQRIDFNVIPADIVFRPRQEAEWPKTYGPQTARVVGPKGESIWTDKYGRIKVKFHWDRLAAGDDTSSCWVRVSSAWAGQGFGGVQIPRVNDEVVIDFINGDPDRPLVIGRVYNEASMPPWALPAAATQMGFMSRTKDGSAENANALRLEDKAGAEQVWIQAERNMDTNVKMEESHTVGTNRTKTVGADETSHIKQNRTKNVDGNETVAVGQNRTKTISGNETTTIKQNRSDTIEGNETLTVQQNRSESITGNHDATVKGNQTMTVSQERSRTVNGNEKVSIAKNRSVQVTGHQTLGVNGNREASIGGNENKIITKKQEVSIGAGRSIVINGGDTRYTDGTVSDGASQRFQISVGESTGIMLSPGSIEIVAGGASITINADGVMVNGSKIELNA from the coding sequence ATGCTGGACAGAATTACCGCACATACGCCTCTCGGCCCTGACGAGCTGAAGTTTTTGTCACTGCAGGGCAGTGAACAACTTTCCCGGCCATTCGCCTTTCAGGTGGCGCTACTGAGCCAGAATTTCCACCTCGACAGGCGAGCTCTGCTGGGTCAGTCCGTCACCCTGGCGATCCCCACCCAGAATCTGCTTACGCCTCGCTATCTGAATGGCAAAGTGACCGAAGCGGCGCTGCGTAACGAAGAGATCGACGGCACCCGCTATGCGCTCTATCAGCTGCGTCTGGAACCGGATCTCTGGCCGATGATGCGCGATCGCAATCTGCGCATCTTTCAGCAGCAGACGGTGCCGCAAATCGTCAAAACACTGCTGGCGGAACAGAACGTGCAGTGTGAAGACCGCCTGACTGGCAGTTATCGTCAGTGGGAATACTGCGTGCAGTATCAGGAAAGTAGCTACAACTACATCAGCCGCCTGATGGAGCTGGAAGGCATCTACTACTTTTTCCGCCACGAAATGGGCAAACATACCCTGGTGTTGATGGATGCACCACAGTCTCACCAACCGTTCAAAGGTTATGAGAGCATCCCGTATCACGTAACGGCATCCGGCGGCACGACCCGGGAAGAGGGGGTCAGCCAGTGGGCGGTGAACGATGTAGTGACGCCGGGTATTTACAGCCTTGATGATTATGACTTTCGCAAGCCCAATGCCTGGCTGTTTCAGGCCCGGCAGAATCCGGCGTCGCCGAAACCGGGGCAGATAGACGTCTACGACTGGCCAGGACGCTTTGTCGACCATCAGCATGGAGAGTTTTATGCCCGCATCCGCCAGGAGGCCTGGCAGGCGGAACATCAGCAGATTAGCGCCACCGGCACAGCCTTAGGGATAGCGCCGGGCCACACCTTCAGCCTGCATAACGCGCCTTCGACCCGTGACAGCGAAGAATACCTGGTCACCCGGGCGGAATATCGGCTGCGCGATAACCCATATGCCAGCGGCGGCGAAGCCAGCGAGCAGCGTATCGACTTCAATGTCATACCGGCGGATATCGTCTTTCGCCCCCGGCAGGAAGCCGAGTGGCCGAAGACTTACGGGCCGCAAACCGCCAGAGTAGTCGGGCCGAAAGGCGAATCCATCTGGACCGATAAATATGGCCGCATCAAAGTGAAATTCCATTGGGATCGCCTGGCGGCGGGGGACGATACCAGCTCCTGCTGGGTGCGGGTCTCCAGCGCCTGGGCCGGTCAGGGCTTTGGCGGGGTGCAAATTCCCCGGGTTAACGACGAAGTGGTGATCGACTTTATCAATGGCGATCCTGACAGGCCGCTGGTGATTGGCCGGGTCTACAACGAAGCCAGTATGCCGCCCTGGGCGCTACCGGCAGCGGCAACGCAAATGGGCTTTATGAGCCGCACCAAAGATGGTTCGGCGGAAAATGCCAACGCCCTGCGTTTGGAAGACAAGGCCGGTGCCGAACAGGTGTGGATTCAGGCCGAACGCAATATGGATACCAACGTTAAAATGGAGGAAAGTCATACTGTCGGGACCAATCGCACCAAAACCGTCGGTGCCGATGAAACCAGCCACATTAAACAGAACCGGACCAAAAACGTTGATGGCAATGAAACGGTAGCCGTTGGACAAAATCGCACCAAAACCATCAGCGGTAACGAAACCACCACCATCAAACAGAACCGCAGCGACACCATTGAGGGCAATGAAACCCTGACGGTGCAGCAAAACCGCAGCGAGAGCATCACGGGCAATCACGACGCCACGGTGAAAGGCAATCAGACCATGACGGTAAGCCAGGAGCGATCCCGCACTGTAAACGGCAATGAGAAGGTCAGTATCGCCAAAAATCGCAGCGTTCAGGTGACCGGTCATCAAACGCTGGGCGTCAACGGCAATCGCGAAGCCTCCATTGGCGGTAATGAAAACAAAATCATTACCAAAAAGCAGGAAGTCAGTATTGGCGCAGGGCGCTCTATCGTGATCAACGGCGGCGATACCCGCTATACCGACGGCACGGTGAGCGACGGCGCATCGCAGAGATTCCAGATTAGCGTGGGGGAATCCACGGGCATCATGCTATCGCCCGGCAGCATCGAAATTGTCGCAGGCGGCGCCAGTATTACCATCAACGCCGACGGTGTCATGGTCAATGGCAGCAAAATCGAACTTAACGCCTGA
- a CDS encoding sodium-dependent transporter, with amino-acid sequence MSQQWSSRLGHVLAAAGSAIGIGAIWKFPYVTATNGGGAFVLMFLFFSFTLGLAILLAEILLGAATHSGVVNAFKKAAGPRWRWLGGMGVLTGWFIFSFYSVVGGWTIGYTGLAAAGKLSTGSTQQLGQLFNDYISHPVWPVLTHLLFSGLTCFVVLGGVQSGLEKGSKIMMPLLFLIMLVLIVTGMSLPGASAGLHTFLNPDFSHVTAGSVLDALGLAFFSLSVGLGVHVTYGAYLPDNRGVARSGLWVVILSCIVCVLAGLMIFPALSASGLGMDSGPGLTFMTMPVFFNWLPGGIIWAVMFFLLLLVAALSSSISLLEHIVTFLQQRFGWSRRNSALLTTASVMLAGIPITLSFGILKDWTLFNKTLFDILDYLTSNLMMPLFGIAISLWFGWSKKSAALMPGDLSPFWRGCLKLTWRFIAPLFIGAILLHGVFG; translated from the coding sequence ATGAGTCAACAGTGGTCATCCCGTCTCGGGCATGTCCTTGCCGCCGCGGGATCCGCCATCGGCATTGGCGCCATCTGGAAATTCCCCTATGTCACGGCCACCAACGGCGGTGGCGCCTTTGTGCTGATGTTCCTGTTTTTCAGCTTTACGCTGGGCCTGGCGATACTGCTGGCCGAGATTCTGCTGGGAGCCGCAACCCACTCCGGCGTGGTGAACGCTTTTAAGAAGGCTGCAGGACCACGCTGGCGCTGGCTGGGTGGCATGGGGGTACTGACCGGCTGGTTTATCTTCAGCTTCTACAGCGTGGTGGGGGGCTGGACCATCGGCTACACCGGACTGGCGGCTGCGGGGAAACTCAGCACCGGCAGCACCCAACAACTGGGTCAGTTGTTTAACGACTACATCAGCCATCCGGTCTGGCCAGTGTTGACCCATCTGCTGTTCAGCGGCCTGACCTGTTTTGTGGTGCTGGGCGGCGTGCAGAGCGGGCTGGAGAAGGGCAGCAAAATCATGATGCCGCTGCTGTTTCTGATTATGCTGGTGCTGATCGTCACCGGTATGTCGTTGCCCGGCGCCTCGGCCGGTCTGCATACTTTCCTGAACCCGGATTTTTCGCATGTCACCGCAGGTAGCGTGCTGGATGCGCTGGGGCTGGCCTTCTTTTCGCTGTCGGTGGGGCTGGGGGTGCATGTTACTTATGGAGCCTATCTGCCGGATAACCGCGGCGTCGCCCGTTCCGGACTGTGGGTGGTGATCCTCTCCTGTATCGTCTGCGTCCTGGCGGGGCTGATGATCTTCCCGGCGCTGAGCGCTTCAGGGCTGGGGATGGATTCCGGCCCGGGCCTGACCTTTATGACTATGCCGGTGTTTTTTAACTGGCTGCCGGGCGGCATTATCTGGGCGGTGATGTTCTTCCTGCTGCTGCTGGTAGCGGCGCTGTCGTCCTCAATCTCGCTGCTGGAACATATCGTCACCTTCCTGCAACAGCGTTTTGGCTGGTCACGGCGTAACAGCGCGCTGCTGACTACCGCCAGCGTCATGCTGGCAGGTATTCCGATTACCCTGTCGTTCGGTATTCTCAAAGACTGGACGCTGTTTAATAAGACCCTGTTCGATATTCTGGACTATCTGACCTCGAACCTGATGATGCCGCTGTTCGGTATCGCCATCAGTCTGTGGTTTGGCTGGTCGAAGAAGAGCGCTGCGCTGATGCCCGGCGATCTTTCGCCATTCTGGCGCGGCTGCCTGAAGCTCACCTGGCGCTTTATCGCACCGCTGTTTATCGGCGCTATTTTGCTGCACGGCGTGTTCGGCTAG